CTGAAGTCCATGCCTGTCACCGCCTTCGCCTTCGACGAGGGCACGATGAAGGACAACGCCTTCAGCCGCTCGGTCCTCGAGGAGGACCAGCTGCAGCCCTGGCGCGACGCCGAGGGCGTCGAGGCCGCCGAGCCCATGGGCGTGAGCATCGTCAACAGCACGACGAGCGAGGGCCAGCAGGTCGACCTGACGCTCTTCGGCGTCGAGACCGACGGCTTCCTGGCTCCGGAGACCTCACAGGGCGATGGCCTGGGGCCGGTCAACGGCATCGTCGTCTCCGAGACCCTGAAGGACGACGGCGTCGAGATCGGCACCGTCATGACCCTGGACCGGATCGACGTCGAGCTGACGGTCGTCGGCTTCACCGAGGGGCAGGCGACCTTCGGTCACGTCGACGTGGCGTACCTGCCGCTCGCGACGTGGCAGCTGATCGCCTCGAACACCGCGCAGGCGGGTGTGCCCACCGAGGCCACCGTCGCCGCCTCCGACCACAGCCTGTTCAGCGCCGTCGCCGTGCAGGCGAAGGACGACGCAGACGTGGACCTCGCCGCCGCCGACAAGGCCGCCGGCACCACGAGCATGACCCTCACCGAGTCGTTCAACGCCTCGCCGGGCTACGAGGCCGAGACGATGACCCTGAGCATGATCCAGGTCTTCCTCTACGTGATCTGCGCGCTCGTCGTGGGCGCCTTCTTCACGGTGTGGACGATCCAGCGGGCCGGCGACCTGGCCGTGCTGCGCGCCATGGGCGCCTCCAGCCGCTACCTGCTCCGCGACAGCATCGCGCAGGCCACCCTCGTGCTGCTGGTCTTCACCGGCATCGGTGTGGCCGCCGGAGTCGCGTTGGGTGCTGCGATGCCCGCCGCGATGCCGTTCGAACTCGAGGCCGGCCCGATC
Above is a window of Aeromicrobium senzhongii DNA encoding:
- a CDS encoding ABC transporter permease — encoded protein: MFLALRELRFARGRFALMGTVIALISVLVVLLSGLSSGLVNDGVSGLKSMPVTAFAFDEGTMKDNAFSRSVLEEDQLQPWRDAEGVEAAEPMGVSIVNSTTSEGQQVDLTLFGVETDGFLAPETSQGDGLGPVNGIVVSETLKDDGVEIGTVMTLDRIDVELTVVGFTEGQATFGHVDVAYLPLATWQLIASNTAQAGVPTEATVAASDHSLFSAVAVQAKDDADVDLAAADKAAGTTSMTLTESFNASPGYEAETMTLSMIQVFLYVICALVVGAFFTVWTIQRAGDLAVLRAMGASSRYLLRDSIAQATLVLLVFTGIGVAAGVALGAAMPAAMPFELEAGPIAVASLLTIVLGLLGAAVSVLRITRIDPLAALGGRR